The following proteins are encoded in a genomic region of Sulfurovum indicum:
- a CDS encoding PqiC family protein: protein MILLILFFSGCTGSSGYYILSNASEPVEHFSSQQNSIGVEKITVPEYLFKREIAVAASSHRIIFFSNAEWGEDLDDGLTRRLISYLQKSFQQPRIYAYPWGMSRQPVLKIKVNITRFIAQNNRVYLDADWIIENMRTGVKRTKLFSTSVMTKKDPESIVASMDDAFRELEASIVQALR from the coding sequence TTGATACTGTTGATTCTTTTCTTTTCAGGTTGTACAGGAAGTTCCGGTTACTATATACTTTCCAATGCTTCGGAGCCTGTAGAACATTTTTCCTCTCAACAAAACAGTATCGGTGTAGAGAAGATCACTGTTCCAGAATATCTTTTCAAACGGGAGATAGCCGTAGCCGCATCATCCCACCGGATCATATTTTTCTCCAATGCAGAGTGGGGAGAAGACCTTGATGACGGCCTGACAAGAAGACTTATCTCCTATCTTCAGAAAAGTTTTCAGCAACCCAGAATCTATGCCTATCCCTGGGGGATGAGCAGACAGCCTGTCTTGAAAATAAAAGTAAATATCACCCGCTTTATAGCACAGAACAACAGAGTCTATCTTGATGCCGACTGGATTATTGAGAATATGCGTACAGGTGTAAAGAGAACGAAACTTTTCAGTACCTCTGTTATGACCAAAAAAGATCCTGAAAGTATTGTCGCTTCGATGGATGACGCATTTAGAGAACTTGAAGCCTCTATTGTCCAGGCCTTAAGGTGA
- a CDS encoding PqiB family protein → MPQNIPEVQESTKFNFFTSIWIVPFIALVIAGWLAFQYYHDRGPEIRILFEKNEGLQAGQSQIKYRNVPVGLITKVELEKDGEGVVVVARMDKSAAPFLNENAKFWIVKPELGIRGVTGLDTLISGTYVQMYSQKRGKEFKEEFHGLNYAYRDNSGGEYFVLTIERGNSAVKKGTPVYLQNIEVGKVEYVLLGLDGITVEVIVFIDRMYVPYVHTDTKFWIRNTFNATLNNGSLDVQVAPLEDLIQGAIEFSSNGEKAKHPVPDLFTFKLYASKNEISKQNIGHGYRHAETFVLQTEHSIANLRVGAPVRYEGFDIGKVVQIDLKYDKKTHLMKGRVQVEIDTSVFAQGNDVNDTGVTNFYQAVEEGMRAQVTSLNPITGSLYVKLVFGIDDENRSILRDGEYAFLPTVDNISGDIMASISGILDKLNSLPLEKLLASLNKVVEESAKPIANANEVLKDLSKSVKDLNMMTERKSFKTMPDEIDRMLKELTRTLREAKKTIKGYGSNSLLTHQITETLKTVKKTSEEMDEFLKMLNRKPNSLIFGDK, encoded by the coding sequence ATGCCCCAAAATATCCCTGAGGTACAGGAGTCCACAAAGTTCAATTTTTTTACTTCCATCTGGATTGTACCTTTCATTGCGCTTGTTATTGCCGGATGGCTGGCATTTCAGTATTATCATGACAGGGGACCGGAGATCAGGATCCTGTTTGAAAAAAATGAAGGTTTACAGGCAGGACAGAGCCAGATTAAGTACCGTAATGTACCGGTTGGACTGATTACCAAGGTAGAACTTGAAAAAGATGGTGAGGGGGTAGTGGTTGTCGCACGGATGGATAAAAGCGCTGCACCTTTTCTCAACGAGAATGCCAAATTCTGGATCGTCAAACCGGAATTGGGTATTAGGGGTGTCACAGGCCTTGATACGCTGATATCCGGAACCTATGTTCAAATGTACTCCCAGAAAAGAGGCAAGGAGTTCAAAGAGGAGTTTCATGGTCTTAACTATGCCTATCGTGATAATTCCGGAGGAGAGTATTTTGTCTTGACGATAGAAAGGGGAAATAGCGCAGTCAAAAAAGGAACTCCGGTCTATCTGCAGAATATCGAAGTTGGCAAAGTGGAATATGTACTGCTTGGACTGGATGGAATAACGGTTGAGGTAATTGTTTTCATAGATAGAATGTATGTACCTTATGTGCATACAGATACGAAATTCTGGATCAGGAATACATTTAATGCTACACTGAACAACGGCAGTCTGGATGTACAGGTTGCCCCTCTTGAAGATCTGATCCAGGGTGCGATCGAGTTTTCCAGTAACGGAGAAAAGGCTAAGCATCCGGTGCCTGATCTTTTTACTTTCAAACTCTATGCCAGCAAGAATGAAATATCCAAACAGAATATTGGGCATGGATATCGACATGCAGAAACATTTGTACTGCAGACAGAACACTCCATTGCAAATCTCAGGGTAGGCGCACCTGTACGCTATGAAGGCTTTGATATTGGAAAAGTTGTACAGATAGATCTGAAATATGATAAAAAGACACATCTTATGAAAGGGCGTGTCCAGGTTGAAATAGATACCTCTGTTTTTGCCCAAGGCAATGATGTGAACGATACGGGAGTAACAAACTTCTATCAGGCGGTAGAAGAGGGGATGCGTGCACAGGTCACTTCTTTGAATCCCATTACCGGAAGCTTGTATGTCAAGCTGGTATTTGGTATTGATGATGAGAACAGAAGTATTCTCAGGGATGGAGAGTACGCATTCCTGCCTACAGTTGACAATATTTCAGGTGATATCATGGCCAGTATATCCGGTATTCTTGACAAACTTAACAGTCTGCCGCTTGAAAAACTGCTTGCATCATTAAACAAAGTTGTTGAAGAGAGTGCCAAACCGATTGCCAATGCCAATGAGGTGCTCAAAGATCTCAGTAAGAGCGTCAAGGATCTCAATATGATGACAGAGAGAAAGTCCTTCAAAACGATGCCGGATGAGATAGACAGAATGCTTAAAGAGTTGACACGTACCCTTCGTGAAGCCAAAAAGACGATCAAAGGGTATGGTAGTAACTCACTGCTCACTCATCAGATCACAGAGACTTTGAAGACGGTCAAAAAGACATCTGAAGAGATGGATGAGTTCCTTAAGATGCTTAACCGCAAGCCAAATTCACTTATTTTCGGAGATAAATAA
- a CDS encoding paraquat-inducible protein A, with protein MEIEEKDLIRCPACEAVNIDKGRQNSCRRCGSQIYKHKHFRTEKSWAYLITAMIAYIPANLYPMLITKKFGQVEESTILGGIVYLWEHGSYPIALIIFFASIIIPIIKFLILIYLLISVKYPLGKDKKLNKHKLYYLTEIIGPWSMIDVFVVAILAALIRLANVEIVAGTAATAFALSVFFTLLAAQAFDTRLIREHR; from the coding sequence ATGGAGATCGAAGAGAAAGACCTGATCCGCTGTCCGGCCTGTGAAGCAGTAAATATCGATAAAGGCAGGCAGAATAGCTGTAGACGTTGCGGGTCCCAGATCTATAAACATAAGCATTTTCGGACAGAAAAAAGTTGGGCATACCTTATCACTGCGATGATAGCCTATATACCGGCCAATCTCTATCCGATGCTTATTACCAAGAAGTTCGGACAGGTAGAAGAGAGTACGATTCTGGGCGGGATCGTATATTTGTGGGAGCATGGTTCCTATCCTATTGCATTGATCATCTTTTTTGCTTCAATCATCATCCCCATCATTAAGTTCCTGATTTTGATTTATCTGTTAATTAGTGTAAAATACCCTCTCGGAAAAGATAAGAAGCTGAACAAGCATAAACTGTACTATTTGACAGAAATAATCGGACCCTGGTCGATGATCGATGTATTTGTTGTAGCGATATTGGCTGCTCTGATCCGTCTGGCCAATGTAGAGATCGTTGCAGGTACCGCAGCGACGGCATTTGCCTTGTCAGTATTTTTTACACTTCTGGCAGCACAAGCCTTTGACACACGGCTGATCCGTGAGCATAGATAA
- a CDS encoding paraquat-inducible protein A, whose amino-acid sequence MKIETEDELDTLIICPKCHTVHKEIPIKDGAKACCRECKSVLYRYDSKLISHGLALSITALIFFLLANLFPLVKIEIFGHTQYITLTSTFMSLFENGFFVVGFLCIFFIFIFPLMIISIYLVLFLLLKFKSAPNLLKELLVLLHHIKPWSMTEIFLVSIFVALVKLIGYAQIHMGVSFWALIAFVFIDIYLSRNIHLSEIWMLRKRLFQQNREI is encoded by the coding sequence ATGAAAATTGAAACTGAAGATGAGTTGGATACACTGATTATCTGCCCCAAGTGTCATACTGTACATAAAGAGATCCCCATAAAAGATGGTGCCAAAGCCTGTTGCAGAGAGTGTAAAAGTGTGCTTTACCGTTACGATAGCAAACTGATCAGTCATGGGCTTGCATTGAGTATCACTGCACTTATTTTTTTTCTGCTTGCCAACCTTTTCCCGCTGGTTAAAATAGAGATTTTCGGGCATACCCAGTACATAACACTGACCAGTACATTCATGAGCCTTTTTGAGAATGGTTTCTTTGTTGTAGGTTTTCTTTGTATCTTTTTTATATTCATTTTTCCCCTAATGATCATCAGTATCTATCTTGTACTTTTTCTTTTATTGAAATTCAAATCCGCACCGAACCTTCTCAAAGAGCTTTTGGTATTGCTGCATCATATTAAGCCCTGGAGTATGACAGAGATATTTCTGGTCAGTATTTTTGTGGCACTGGTCAAGCTTATCGGGTATGCCCAGATACATATGGGGGTCTCCTTTTGGGCGCTGATCGCTTTTGTTTTTATCGATATCTATCTGAGCAGGAATATACATCTCTCTGAGATATGGATGCTGAGAAAACGGCTTTTTCAGCAGAACAGGGAGATTTGA
- a CDS encoding diacylglycerol kinase family protein has protein sequence MRILSIGKKVEHKGLTIDFIEASSLPEHHDIEQYDYIIINGGDGTVRRVLKQLHTLEKIPVFILNPTGSFNVVARIHRAPEITKVLDMLAKKIKPKTQKHHLFKLNDELFLFSAGNMGDLQHIFLSETLRFGWLKHGMLKYILALIFLLPVHLIMTPFMLMSKTRFFIFTPLRFIKKFGTFYGEVDKIEIDLENEYNMLELDGDIVTVHGKHLYIRQAGNVPVVTQ, from the coding sequence ATGCGTATCCTCTCCATAGGGAAAAAAGTCGAACATAAAGGACTTACTATCGACTTCATTGAAGCTTCTTCGCTTCCTGAGCATCACGATATAGAGCAGTACGATTACATTATCATCAATGGTGGAGACGGAACCGTCAGACGCGTACTCAAGCAGTTGCATACACTTGAAAAAATACCGGTCTTCATTCTCAATCCTACAGGTTCCTTCAATGTTGTGGCCAGGATCCACCGTGCTCCTGAGATCACAAAAGTACTTGATATGCTTGCCAAAAAGATAAAACCAAAAACGCAGAAACACCATCTCTTCAAGCTCAACGACGAACTCTTTCTCTTCTCTGCCGGAAATATGGGAGATCTTCAACACATCTTTCTTTCCGAAACGCTGCGTTTCGGGTGGCTTAAACACGGTATGCTCAAATATATTCTCGCTCTTATCTTTCTCCTCCCTGTACATCTCATAATGACACCTTTCATGCTGATGAGCAAAACACGCTTTTTCATTTTTACACCGCTGCGTTTTATCAAAAAGTTCGGTACGTTTTACGGGGAAGTGGACAAGATCGAGATCGACCTGGAGAATGAATACAATATGCTGGAACTTGATGGCGATATCGTAACCGTACATGGGAAACATCTGTATATCAGACAGGCGGGAAATGTCCCTGTCGTTACACAGTAG
- a CDS encoding ATP-dependent DNA helicase, translating to MADKTDVLEALKYSNVFLTGGAGVGKSYITNEVIFEYKRRGKQVVALGSTGVSAVNIGGFTVHSFFVFGIASNFEELAQYDKRAKKRLSDLKKVLKATDLIIIDEISMVSADLLDMIAYRLNAYGYLGKVLFVGDFFQLPPVQKQQHNPHDIFGAKLYAFESLAWERFDLTVIELTEMKRTTDAEFTHILSKVRRGICDAEVMHYMQKLWNNEGLKKDPTFLFGRNAEVEQTNRMRLNELDTEETILFANIEMFGTLHEQKLASWKKLLPISEQLTLKEGVPVLFTVNKWGKFVNGERGILRTIEDDYLVVEKEDEYVRVERHDFDLLDMAVKDDGRVETISLATLSQFPLKLAYAVTIHKSQGMSIDNLVCNVDNIFAPSQFYVAISRAIDPKHLKIDFNRGDLTHYLNRVIHVDERVVAYYRDLKDATV from the coding sequence ATGGCAGATAAAACAGATGTGCTTGAAGCACTCAAGTACTCCAATGTCTTTCTTACAGGAGGTGCAGGGGTCGGGAAGAGCTATATTACCAATGAAGTGATCTTTGAGTACAAAAGACGCGGAAAGCAGGTGGTTGCACTTGGTTCTACAGGCGTGAGTGCGGTCAATATCGGTGGATTTACGGTACACAGTTTCTTTGTTTTTGGTATTGCTTCCAACTTTGAAGAACTGGCTCAGTATGACAAGCGGGCGAAAAAACGTCTGAGTGATCTTAAAAAAGTACTCAAAGCAACCGACCTGATCATCATTGACGAGATCTCTATGGTCAGTGCAGATCTGCTTGATATGATCGCATACCGGCTTAATGCCTACGGTTACCTTGGCAAGGTACTTTTTGTCGGAGATTTTTTTCAGCTGCCGCCGGTACAGAAACAGCAGCATAACCCCCATGATATCTTTGGTGCGAAGCTCTATGCTTTTGAATCTCTGGCATGGGAACGGTTTGACCTGACAGTCATTGAACTGACCGAAATGAAACGGACAACTGATGCGGAGTTTACCCATATCCTTTCCAAGGTAAGGAGAGGGATATGTGATGCAGAAGTCATGCACTACATGCAGAAGCTTTGGAACAATGAAGGGCTCAAAAAAGATCCTACCTTTCTTTTTGGACGCAATGCGGAAGTGGAACAGACCAACCGTATGAGACTGAATGAGCTGGATACGGAAGAGACTATTCTCTTTGCAAATATTGAAATGTTCGGCACTCTCCATGAACAGAAACTGGCAAGCTGGAAAAAACTGCTTCCCATCTCTGAACAGCTGACTCTCAAAGAAGGGGTACCGGTACTTTTTACTGTCAACAAATGGGGTAAATTTGTCAATGGTGAACGTGGTATACTGAGAACGATCGAAGATGACTATCTTGTTGTGGAGAAAGAAGATGAGTATGTACGTGTGGAGCGTCATGATTTTGATCTTCTCGATATGGCAGTGAAAGATGACGGAAGGGTAGAGACAATCTCCCTGGCAACACTCTCACAATTCCCTCTGAAGCTTGCCTATGCTGTGACCATTCACAAGTCGCAGGGTATGAGTATTGACAATCTCGTCTGTAATGTCGATAATATCTTTGCCCCTTCCCAGTTCTATGTAGCGATCTCACGTGCCATCGACCCTAAACATCTGAAGATCGACTTTAACAGAGGAGATCTGACACACTATCTTAATCGTGTGATCCATGTGGATGAGAGGGTAGTGGCGTACTACCGTGATCTGAAAGACGCTACTGTGTAA
- a CDS encoding ribonuclease T2 family protein codes for MRPLFLFLFLTLMLLSRTELYPVRSCPAYDDLRHTKNSGDIRLDPKRSYEVRQHHKGQYLITVKAKKPFQRWVDENCFASKSALYVTPAACEVRSIGSGKSAATDEKRGISRENILVLSWYNAFCETHRRRKECSSSWHLLPFVKKYEQNFTLHGVWPQPKNKVYCGVERRYIAMDRHREWHKLPEPKLTSETKKRLTGIMSGTVSNLHRHEWIKHGTCYGTDAEHYFRDAIAMTEEVRCSKVSIFFQKHMGKRVSLKQVRTIFDESFGKGAGERVEMKCKNGLITELWLHLGGGSGKLKRLLHQGERVVSRCRRGIVDKAGYGR; via the coding sequence ATGAGACCACTTTTTTTGTTTTTATTTTTGACATTGATGCTTCTGTCCCGTACAGAACTTTATCCAGTTCGGAGCTGTCCTGCATATGATGATCTCAGACATACCAAAAACAGCGGAGATATCCGTCTTGATCCAAAGAGAAGCTATGAGGTCAGACAGCACCATAAAGGGCAGTACCTCATTACAGTAAAGGCCAAGAAGCCTTTTCAGAGATGGGTTGATGAGAACTGCTTTGCATCCAAAAGTGCCTTGTATGTTACGCCTGCAGCATGTGAAGTCAGAAGTATCGGTTCGGGAAAAAGTGCAGCCACAGACGAAAAAAGAGGTATCTCCCGAGAGAATATTCTTGTATTGAGCTGGTATAACGCATTTTGTGAGACACATCGTCGAAGAAAAGAGTGCAGCTCTTCATGGCATTTACTGCCTTTTGTAAAAAAATACGAACAGAACTTTACGCTGCATGGAGTGTGGCCGCAGCCAAAGAACAAGGTCTATTGCGGTGTTGAGAGAAGATATATCGCCATGGACAGGCATAGAGAATGGCATAAACTTCCGGAACCGAAACTGACATCGGAGACAAAAAAGAGACTTACCGGTATTATGTCCGGTACAGTCTCAAACCTGCACCGTCATGAATGGATCAAGCATGGAACCTGCTACGGTACGGATGCAGAACACTACTTTAGGGATGCGATTGCAATGACCGAAGAGGTGCGCTGTTCAAAAGTAAGTATATTTTTTCAAAAACATATGGGAAAAAGAGTCAGTCTCAAGCAGGTAAGAACGATTTTTGACGAGAGTTTCGGAAAAGGTGCAGGTGAGCGGGTAGAGATGAAGTGCAAAAACGGGTTGATCACCGAACTGTGGCTTCATCTCGGTGGTGGCAGCGGCAAGCTGAAAAGATTGCTGCATCAGGGGGAACGTGTAGTGAGCCGATGCCGCAGAGGTATCGTAGACAAGGCAGGATATGGCAGATAA
- a CDS encoding HpcH/HpaI aldolase/citrate lyase family protein, whose amino-acid sequence MIFKSIENLPDHFGGKQKTPCTHHRKRSNMMLNPLALKHLNRIDTLSADMITLNLEDAIAPSRKKEALHNIALFLSHMEHSNSFIIVRTNPLDKGGREEISFLNRFEFDAVRIAKIRNQTEIAQALCLLSEDKELHISLETKEAFENLSALRIDERLTTANLGILDLLTSLGLPQSLVHIGNPTIDYILSRFLIDSKTAGIHPISFMFQDYNDTETFRAWCAYEKGMGFESKACMGPKQVEIANEIFGVSSEELKRAEHIKNLFEANAAKEKNGFMDEKYGFIDEPIYRDALLVLSQAGKL is encoded by the coding sequence ATGATATTTAAAAGCATTGAGAACCTGCCGGACCATTTTGGAGGCAAACAGAAAACACCCTGCACGCACCATCGCAAACGCTCTAATATGATGCTTAATCCTCTAGCACTTAAACACCTCAACAGGATAGATACGCTCAGTGCAGATATGATCACCCTGAATCTGGAAGATGCGATTGCACCAAGCCGTAAAAAAGAGGCTCTGCACAACATTGCCCTCTTCCTTTCCCATATGGAGCACAGCAACAGCTTTATTATTGTACGCACCAATCCGCTTGATAAAGGAGGAAGAGAGGAGATCTCTTTTCTCAATCGTTTTGAATTCGATGCCGTACGTATCGCCAAGATAAGGAACCAGACCGAAATTGCACAGGCACTTTGCCTGCTCTCAGAAGATAAAGAGCTGCATATTTCACTTGAGACAAAAGAGGCTTTTGAAAATCTTTCTGCACTGCGTATCGATGAGAGACTCACCACAGCCAACCTGGGTATTCTTGATTTGCTTACATCATTGGGACTTCCGCAGTCGCTGGTGCACATAGGTAATCCTACAATTGACTATATTCTTTCCAGGTTCCTTATAGATTCAAAAACTGCCGGCATCCACCCTATCTCCTTTATGTTCCAGGACTACAACGATACAGAGACTTTCAGAGCATGGTGTGCATATGAGAAGGGAATGGGCTTTGAGTCCAAAGCCTGCATGGGTCCCAAACAGGTAGAGATCGCAAATGAGATATTCGGAGTCTCTTCTGAGGAGCTGAAACGCGCTGAACACATTAAGAATCTATTTGAAGCCAATGCTGCAAAAGAAAAAAACGGCTTTATGGATGAAAAGTACGGCTTTATTGATGAGCCTATCTATCGTGACGCATTACTTGTACTCTCACAGGCCGGAAAGCTATGA
- a CDS encoding lytic murein transglycosylase — translation MRKMIIPFILLGAATLQLLCANDDRPPIRYDYLSKPDVQKFIQAMHTRYGFKQSYLKKVFTRAKLDRDTLSRYTGKFKKNSTVGSWERFKLHIVNDESFKEAKEFKKHYYTTLHKAAKRYKVDVDYIVGFIGVESHYGKYTGDYRVLDALATLAFHPNRMQRFFKSELQHLLLFAREKRYDITELEGSFAGAMGCVQQVPSIARKFSFDFDGDGASIWDMEDCIGSIARFMHEKGWKQGEKVAVKASYSYKRFSRLKTGYRHSYPLKKLKHLGITPKQPFPYKKAMLIKLHNTTHDELWLCAPNFRVLTAYNASSNYGMAIHKIARSLK, via the coding sequence ATGAGAAAAATGATCATACCCTTTATACTGCTTGGTGCTGCAACACTGCAGCTTCTTTGTGCCAACGATGACAGACCGCCCATACGTTATGACTATCTTTCCAAACCTGATGTTCAAAAGTTCATTCAAGCCATGCATACACGTTACGGTTTTAAACAAAGTTATCTCAAAAAAGTCTTTACCCGTGCAAAACTGGACCGTGATACCCTGAGTCGATATACAGGGAAATTCAAAAAAAACTCAACAGTCGGAAGCTGGGAACGTTTCAAGCTGCATATCGTCAATGATGAAAGTTTTAAAGAAGCAAAAGAGTTTAAAAAACACTACTATACAACCCTGCACAAAGCAGCGAAAAGATACAAGGTTGATGTGGATTATATCGTCGGCTTCATAGGGGTGGAGAGTCATTACGGAAAATATACTGGTGATTACCGTGTTCTTGATGCACTTGCCACTCTGGCGTTCCACCCCAACAGAATGCAGCGTTTTTTCAAAAGTGAACTTCAACACCTTCTGCTCTTTGCCAGAGAAAAACGTTACGACATCACCGAACTTGAAGGCTCATTTGCAGGAGCGATGGGATGTGTACAGCAGGTACCCTCCATTGCCCGGAAATTCAGTTTCGACTTTGATGGAGACGGTGCAAGTATCTGGGACATGGAAGACTGCATAGGTTCCATTGCCAGATTCATGCATGAAAAAGGGTGGAAACAAGGGGAAAAAGTCGCTGTAAAGGCAAGTTATTCTTACAAACGTTTCAGCCGACTCAAGACAGGGTACAGACACAGCTACCCTCTCAAAAAACTAAAACATCTCGGTATCACTCCAAAGCAACCGTTCCCTTACAAAAAAGCCATGCTGATCAAACTGCATAACACGACCCATGATGAACTCTGGTTGTGTGCACCCAACTTCAGGGTTCTGACTGCCTACAATGCCAGCAGCAACTACGGTATGGCGATCCATAAAATCGCACGTTCACTCAAATAG
- a CDS encoding putative bifunctional diguanylate cyclase/phosphodiesterase yields MNDQRFYSFLQKQILLMIGLSLIPGLAYIFLGWINGVVVPALIWYMLMVLVSLFGWRLYYHYKLDQMGDASLKSWYYKLAVFFYLIFALWTLIFLLYCTETEHKLHYIAIFTQIGASVVASTLLVSDKKLFFPVLLILMLPLVGYFFLIGEWYGYVLSVFSVIFLGVLLYSSDNSYRLIQKNYYQAQHDSLTGLYNRRYFVEYMERVINRIQHTDDYVYILLIDLDHFKTINDTLGHEIGDKVLVEVASRIKRYCGDNYIIARLGGDEFTIMSKEYAAQYDCQELALNFSEALLHILKAPYLIEGHHLYLSASIGINGVGRKAMDARYFIKEADIAMYEAKAQGRDGIIVFNDDLAKRVEYHLEIERRLYFALEHNEIELRYQPQFNKERKMIGCEVLVRWNNHEFGFVSPAEFIAIAEKTGLIIELGNYIMEEAFKTLSQWSENEIEIEQFSINISVRQFFHATFVEQVEQLVRKYLNEKIVKKVVFEVTETILIEDMQRIIALMERIKRLGISFSMDDFGTGYSSLSSLREMPIDELKVDRSFVSHVGEQRSDELMITTILSMAKFFQLKTVAEGVETEEQFQFLLKNNCDIFQGFYFARALGKEQFENFYKERRGGGEHKSIAYEI; encoded by the coding sequence ATGAACGATCAACGATTTTACAGCTTTTTACAAAAACAGATCCTTCTTATGATAGGCCTTTCTCTCATTCCCGGCCTGGCATACATCTTTCTTGGCTGGATCAATGGTGTTGTGGTGCCGGCACTTATCTGGTACATGCTGATGGTACTGGTCTCCCTTTTTGGCTGGAGACTCTACTATCATTACAAGCTTGACCAGATGGGAGATGCGTCACTCAAGTCATGGTACTATAAACTCGCTGTATTCTTCTATCTTATCTTTGCCCTTTGGACACTGATCTTTCTGCTCTATTGTACAGAAACAGAGCACAAGCTTCATTATATCGCTATTTTTACCCAGATAGGCGCTTCGGTTGTTGCTTCGACACTACTTGTTTCAGATAAAAAACTTTTCTTCCCTGTATTGTTGATACTGATGCTTCCTTTGGTTGGCTATTTTTTTCTTATCGGAGAGTGGTATGGATATGTCCTTTCTGTATTTTCAGTTATCTTTCTTGGTGTGCTGCTTTACTCTTCAGACAACAGTTATCGATTGATCCAGAAGAATTATTATCAGGCACAGCATGATTCTCTGACCGGACTCTATAACCGCCGCTACTTTGTAGAGTATATGGAGCGTGTGATCAACCGCATTCAGCATACAGATGATTATGTCTATATCCTTTTGATAGATCTGGATCACTTCAAGACTATCAATGATACACTGGGGCATGAGATCGGAGATAAAGTACTTGTTGAAGTCGCCAGCCGTATCAAACGCTATTGCGGGGATAATTATATTATAGCGCGCCTGGGCGGAGATGAATTTACAATCATGAGTAAGGAGTATGCAGCCCAGTATGACTGTCAGGAGCTTGCCCTGAATTTTTCCGAAGCACTTTTGCATATCCTGAAAGCTCCCTATCTGATAGAGGGACATCATCTATATCTGAGTGCCAGTATCGGTATCAACGGGGTAGGAAGAAAAGCAATGGATGCAAGGTATTTCATTAAAGAAGCGGATATCGCCATGTATGAAGCCAAAGCACAGGGACGTGACGGAATTATTGTATTTAATGATGATCTTGCCAAGCGTGTAGAGTATCATCTTGAGATAGAGCGCAGACTCTATTTTGCACTGGAGCACAATGAGATAGAGCTGCGCTATCAGCCGCAATTCAATAAAGAGCGGAAAATGATCGGATGTGAAGTGTTGGTACGATGGAACAACCATGAGTTTGGTTTTGTTTCTCCTGCAGAGTTTATTGCAATTGCGGAGAAAACAGGATTGATCATAGAGTTGGGGAACTATATTATGGAGGAAGCATTTAAAACACTCTCCCAATGGAGTGAGAATGAAATTGAAATTGAACAGTTCTCCATCAATATCAGTGTACGGCAGTTCTTTCATGCTACTTTTGTAGAACAGGTTGAACAACTTGTAAGAAAGTATCTTAATGAGAAGATAGTCAAAAAAGTTGTTTTTGAGGTGACTGAAACGATTTTAATTGAAGATATGCAGCGTATTATCGCCTTGATGGAGCGTATCAAAAGACTGGGAATATCTTTCTCCATGGATGATTTTGGGACAGGCTACTCCTCTTTAAGTTCTTTACGTGAAATGCCTATTGATGAATTGAAGGTTGACCGCTCTTTTGTCAGTCATGTCGGTGAACAGCGTTCTGATGAACTAATGATCACAACGATTCTCTCCATGGCAAAGTTTTTTCAGCTTAAAACCGTTGCAGAAGGTGTTGAAACAGAAGAGCAGTTCCAATTCCTTCTGAAAAACAACTGTGATATTTTCCAGGGATTTTACTTTGCCCGTGCATTGGGTAAAGAGCAGTTCGAAAACTTCTATAAAGAGAGGAGAGGAGGGGGAGAACACAAAAGTATTGCCTACGAGATATAG